Proteins from a single region of Hordeum vulgare subsp. vulgare chromosome 6H, MorexV3_pseudomolecules_assembly, whole genome shotgun sequence:
- the LOC123401234 gene encoding zinc finger CCCH domain-containing protein 13 isoform X1 encodes MAVNEETSVYVGGLPYEADEDMLRNYFGPCGTIVSVKVINDQRVRGKCYGFVTYTQHRAAQRAILEMDGKQIGNRAVRVNEVRTRGNTRDFGRDGFRRDPVRDGRDVYWDRRDRERSYDRHRDRDPYHDRDSDRPRDHDRDRYDERGGFDHEMDYSMDRDHEGDERRARDLYRGDHDRPMETRMDSDNDREKENSKGYDSERDKEDKEQPPRKRFSRPKGRESREISSSSDELHNDAKHQLDKAIQMHEDLENEVSQIKDKVTSKDHHIADLQKKFQKLEDELAAARKVSSERQLTVTKLYKSFLQLQDYNDRAKTAEEDLKALVDSAMAEVDMAEDATTKDGSGYENGTV; translated from the exons ATGGCCGTCAACGAGGAGACGTCCGTCTACGTCGGCGGCCTGCCCTACGAAGCCGACGAGGATATGCTCCGCAACTACTTTGGGCCCTGCGGCACCATCGTCTCCGTCAAG GTGATAAATGATCAGAGAGTCAGGGGCAAGTGCTATGGGTTTGTTACTTACACTCAACATAGGGCTGCTCAGCGTGCTATCTTGGAAATGGATGGCAAG CAAATAGGTAATCGTGCTGTGAGAGTAAATGAAGTGCGTACAAGAGGCAACACCCGTGATTTTGGGCGTGATGGCTTCCGACGAGATCCTGTAAGAGATGGAAGGGATGTATACTGGGACCGAAGGGATAGGGAGAGGAGTTATGATCGTCACCGGGATAGAGATCCGTACCATGACAGGGATAGCGATAGACCTCGTGACCATGATAGAGACAGATATGATGAACGTGGGGGATTTGATCATGAGATGGACTATTCCATGGATCGAGATCATGAAGGAGATGAGAGGCGCGCTAGAGACCTTTATCGAGGAGACCATGATCGTCCAATGGAGACGCGTATGGATTCCGATAATGACAGGGAGAAGGAAAATTCAAAAGGCTATGATAGTGAAAGAGATAAAGAAGACAAGGAACAGCCACCAAGGAAAAGGTTCAG CCGTCCAAAAGGTCGTGAGAGCAGAGAGATATCAAGTTCCAGTGATGAGCTTCATAATGAT GCAAAACATCAGCTGGACAAGGCTATTCAGATGCATGAAGACCTTGAAAATGAG GTTTCTCAGATCAAAGATAAAGTTACAAGCAAAGATCACCACATTGCAGATTTGCAAAAGAAATTTCAG AAACTGGAGGATGAATTGGCTGCTGCGCGGAAAGTTTCTTCAGAGCGACAATTGACTGTCACAAAG CTGTACAAAAGTTTTCTTCAACTTCAAGACTACAATGACAGGGCCAAGACCGCAGAAGAGGATCTCAAG GCTCTTGTTGATTCTGCGATGGCTGAGGTCGACATGGCTGAAGACGCTACAACCAAAGACGGTTCGGGGTATGAGAACGGCACGGTCTGA
- the LOC123401234 gene encoding uncharacterized protein DDB_G0284459 isoform X2 — protein MAVNEETSVYVGGLPYEADEDMLRNYFGPCGTIVSVKVINDQRVRGKCYGFVTYTQHRAAQRAILEMDGKQIGNRAVRVNEVRTRGNTRDFGRDGFRRDPVRDGRDVYWDRRDRERSYDRHRDRDPYHDRDSDRPRDHDRDRYDERGGFDHEMDYSMDRDHEGDERRARDLYRGDHDRPMETRMDSDNDREKENSKGYDSERDKEDKEQPPRKSRPKGRESREISSSSDELHNDAKHQLDKAIQMHEDLENEVSQIKDKVTSKDHHIADLQKKFQKLEDELAAARKVSSERQLTVTKLYKSFLQLQDYNDRAKTAEEDLKALVDSAMAEVDMAEDATTKDGSGYENGTV, from the exons ATGGCCGTCAACGAGGAGACGTCCGTCTACGTCGGCGGCCTGCCCTACGAAGCCGACGAGGATATGCTCCGCAACTACTTTGGGCCCTGCGGCACCATCGTCTCCGTCAAG GTGATAAATGATCAGAGAGTCAGGGGCAAGTGCTATGGGTTTGTTACTTACACTCAACATAGGGCTGCTCAGCGTGCTATCTTGGAAATGGATGGCAAG CAAATAGGTAATCGTGCTGTGAGAGTAAATGAAGTGCGTACAAGAGGCAACACCCGTGATTTTGGGCGTGATGGCTTCCGACGAGATCCTGTAAGAGATGGAAGGGATGTATACTGGGACCGAAGGGATAGGGAGAGGAGTTATGATCGTCACCGGGATAGAGATCCGTACCATGACAGGGATAGCGATAGACCTCGTGACCATGATAGAGACAGATATGATGAACGTGGGGGATTTGATCATGAGATGGACTATTCCATGGATCGAGATCATGAAGGAGATGAGAGGCGCGCTAGAGACCTTTATCGAGGAGACCATGATCGTCCAATGGAGACGCGTATGGATTCCGATAATGACAGGGAGAAGGAAAATTCAAAAGGCTATGATAGTGAAAGAGATAAAGAAGACAAGGAACAGCCACCAAGGAAAAG CCGTCCAAAAGGTCGTGAGAGCAGAGAGATATCAAGTTCCAGTGATGAGCTTCATAATGAT GCAAAACATCAGCTGGACAAGGCTATTCAGATGCATGAAGACCTTGAAAATGAG GTTTCTCAGATCAAAGATAAAGTTACAAGCAAAGATCACCACATTGCAGATTTGCAAAAGAAATTTCAG AAACTGGAGGATGAATTGGCTGCTGCGCGGAAAGTTTCTTCAGAGCGACAATTGACTGTCACAAAG CTGTACAAAAGTTTTCTTCAACTTCAAGACTACAATGACAGGGCCAAGACCGCAGAAGAGGATCTCAAG GCTCTTGTTGATTCTGCGATGGCTGAGGTCGACATGGCTGAAGACGCTACAACCAAAGACGGTTCGGGGTATGAGAACGGCACGGTCTGA